In Synergistaceae bacterium, the DNA window TTTCTCACAGCCGAGCCTGAATGCTCCTGTAAATCCCTCATGGTCATCCCATTCCGCGTAAAACGGGACATCGCCGAACGCGTTCATGATCTCTTCCCTGTACAGAAGAGGCGTCATAGCGAAACATCTGCCGTCCTTAGCAACCATAAGGCCACGGACTCTCTCGTCAGGATGGGTATCAAGCTCACCGATATACTCCAGGTCAGCGGAAGGACCAAGGTATATGGCATCCAGTCCCCTTCTCTTCAATTCTTCCGTAAGTTTCTGTACCCTTTTCTCTTTGATCAAGACAATTCCCCCTGTGTTGTATTTGTAGTTAAAAATCTTAGTTTACTTTTATGGAAATGACCGATGCACCGGCAATAAGTCCGGAACGGCGCAGACACCAGATAATTTTATAATGATCCTTTGTGTATTTGACCAAACTTTTCCAGTTGTTGCTGTCAGAAGAGTTAAAGACATTTTTACCTCCTTCCCGTCTGGGAAGTCATTTATTATATTTTATCCCTGTTCCCTCTTTCATATACCGAAAGCAGAAGAGATTCTAAAGAAACAACGCCTCTCCATCGATACGGCCAGACTGATACCCCTTCCCTATCGCGGCACGTGAGCGCCGTCGCGCCATTCAGGACAGCATCATAGCCCTCTATCGTACATATTCTGCGCACTTCGGCCTCTTTTAATTCGCCACCGCATTCGGGACACAAAACGGATTCCTGATATAGAAGCAAATCGGCGACCTCCGGCTCAAAGTCCCTCCCCCAGCAGCACCCTGTTCTGTGATAGTCAGGCCGGTTACCTCCTACGACAAAATTTTTGCCGTCCTTTAGCGACATGTCTGCAACCATATTTACATTTTCAGGAACACCGACAGGGCCGCAGAAACCTGCAACTTCTCCGAACGCCGCAACTATCTCGTCAGCCTCTGCACGACGAAAAACGGAGCCTGGAAATTTTGTCTCCACATAGGCAGAAAGCTTTGTTATGCTTATGTCCCTGTCGCCGCGTATCATAGCAAATAGCAGTTCTTTTCCGCCACCCGGAGATTCCACTGTGTAAAGCATCGCCTTTAGCGTATCCTTTGGCTGCAGCCCCAGCTGTTTGCAAAGAAGAGGTATCGTATGGGCTCCGGGCGTGTATATGTCTCTTAGCTCGCTCTCCTCAGCATCGGCATTTACAGGAGCCTCTTTATTTATATAAACTGAGTCTGCGAGAAAAATCCTGCCGCAAACCGAGCAT includes these proteins:
- a CDS encoding aminopeptidase P family N-terminal domain-containing protein, with amino-acid sequence MIKEKRVQKLTEELKRRGLDAIYLGPSADLEYIGELDTHPDERVRGLMVAKDGRCFAMTPLLYREEIMNAFGDVPFYAEWDDHEGFTGAFRLGCEK